A single Bacteroidota bacterium DNA region contains:
- a CDS encoding T9SS type A sorting domain-containing protein, with the protein MQQYLKLLFIFLALILSRGYGSGQNLPPGWNYTITPISHVIAITLSAQPAINDVPISPGDYIGVFFTRNDSLICGGAVEWYGNINVAVVAYGDDFLTTIKDGFNSGETLNWKIYSWQYLQDFDAIAEYDQSLPNYDGTFVSSGLSSLTSLNASVALLVVATAIPPVICIGSSSQLHADAIGGSGIYTYFWSSLPEGFSSSEQNPIVYPVDTTLYIVEVNDGQSTQTDTVQVSVLLPPLAFAGNDTTICQDAILPLSGYAMYYTSVHWTSNGDGQFGNDTLLSTNYTPGENDTSSGFVQLMLTAFPLSPCQDSAQDHLNLNFSPLPAVDAGNDDSICEGGKYTTMGSSSHARYIFWTTSGDGTFDDPTSTTAIYMPGQADIIAGSATLSLTAYSIPPCNTDTTDQMNLIIQVNPGADAGQDVYIPYGTSTQLSGNATGGSGMYSFYWIPEEALIDPSVQNPITINLTETTVFTLTVTDLFTGCQDQDEVAVYITGGPLSVRAMAHPGAVCEGDSSQLEAIPTGGSGNYNYFWTSIPPGFYSSQPAPVVYPDLTTLYIITISDGFSTAGDSIMVIVNTSPIADAGADITIPYGTSTVLQSTASGGSGNYAFIWSPAFYLVDPEIQNPSTINLFESVEFIVSVSDVLFGCSDTDSLNVYVEGDPLQVTVVADPNKICLGDTAQLHAYASGGSGDYFYTWSSFPPGFYSSDPDPLVSPGNTTDYLVQVSDGYNTVNGSVKVTVHNIPSVQIIAFPDDTVCQNEFIMLDATTPGTVSYLWSPGGYTDPVIWVDTTGTGIGSALLSVTITDYNGCRGIDSITITFNDCVGLPEIIDDEAVTIYPNPAEDKIYVSVKGLQSFDLAVTNMYGMIIMETHCPDSKNGIIIPVETDHLADGIYLIRIQSVNYRICKKLMIK; encoded by the coding sequence ATGCAACAATATTTAAAATTGCTGTTTATTTTTCTGGCTCTGATATTAAGCCGTGGATATGGCTCAGGTCAAAACCTGCCACCAGGCTGGAATTATACCATCACACCCATATCCCATGTTATTGCCATTACTCTCTCTGCCCAACCTGCTATCAATGATGTACCTATATCACCTGGTGATTACATCGGTGTGTTTTTTACACGCAATGATTCTCTTATTTGCGGAGGTGCTGTTGAATGGTACGGAAACATCAATGTTGCAGTTGTCGCCTATGGCGACGATTTCCTGACGACTATTAAGGATGGCTTTAATTCCGGGGAAACGCTGAACTGGAAGATCTATTCCTGGCAGTATCTTCAGGATTTTGATGCTATTGCTGAATATGACCAGTCATTACCCAATTATGACGGAACATTTGTATCCAGTGGACTGTCATCCCTGACGAGCTTAAATGCTTCAGTTGCCTTGCTGGTGGTCGCCACAGCCATCCCACCTGTGATATGCATTGGCTCCTCTTCCCAGCTTCATGCCGATGCCATAGGCGGCTCAGGCATTTATACATATTTCTGGTCCTCACTGCCGGAGGGATTTTCTTCATCAGAACAAAATCCCATCGTTTATCCTGTAGATACAACCCTTTATATCGTGGAAGTCAATGATGGGCAATCTACTCAGACCGATACCGTACAAGTATCGGTTCTCTTGCCACCTTTGGCTTTTGCTGGCAATGATACCACCATCTGCCAGGATGCAATACTACCTTTATCAGGATATGCCATGTACTATACTTCAGTTCATTGGACAAGCAACGGTGACGGTCAGTTCGGGAATGACACTTTACTTTCAACGAACTACACTCCGGGTGAAAATGACACTTCCAGTGGCTTTGTTCAGCTAATGCTAACCGCTTTTCCTCTTTCACCATGCCAGGATTCTGCACAAGATCACCTGAATCTGAATTTTAGCCCTTTGCCGGCAGTTGACGCAGGGAATGATGACAGCATCTGCGAGGGTGGCAAATATACCACCATGGGTTCTTCCTCTCATGCCAGATACATATTCTGGACTACATCAGGGGATGGCACATTCGATGATCCCACATCGACTACGGCCATTTATATGCCCGGACAAGCGGATATCATCGCAGGTTCTGCCACATTATCACTCACCGCTTATTCGATTCCTCCCTGCAACACTGACACTACCGATCAGATGAATCTCATTATCCAGGTTAATCCAGGTGCTGATGCAGGGCAGGATGTATATATTCCTTACGGGACAAGTACACAGCTTTCAGGCAATGCGACTGGCGGATCAGGAATGTATTCCTTTTACTGGATACCGGAAGAGGCGCTGATTGATCCGTCCGTTCAAAATCCCATTACTATCAACCTCACTGAAACAACTGTTTTCACTTTAACCGTTACCGACTTGTTTACCGGTTGCCAGGACCAGGATGAAGTCGCTGTATATATTACAGGAGGACCTTTATCGGTAAGAGCCATGGCACACCCTGGTGCTGTATGTGAAGGAGATTCTTCACAACTTGAAGCCATCCCGACAGGTGGATCGGGTAATTATAATTATTTCTGGACATCTATCCCCCCAGGATTTTACTCCAGTCAGCCTGCACCAGTCGTTTACCCTGATCTAACAACCCTTTACATTATTACCATTTCCGATGGATTTTCTACAGCCGGTGATTCAATCATGGTCATTGTGAATACGTCACCTATTGCCGATGCCGGAGCTGATATCACCATACCTTATGGCACAAGTACGGTTCTTCAAAGCACAGCAAGCGGAGGATCAGGTAATTACGCATTTATATGGTCGCCTGCTTTTTATCTGGTCGATCCGGAAATTCAAAATCCTTCAACCATTAACCTTTTCGAATCGGTTGAATTTATAGTGTCCGTCAGTGATGTTTTATTCGGATGTAGCGACACCGACTCGCTAAATGTATATGTTGAGGGTGATCCTTTGCAGGTCACCGTTGTTGCAGATCCTAACAAAATTTGTTTAGGCGACACGGCACAACTGCATGCATATGCATCCGGTGGCTCAGGTGATTATTTCTATACCTGGTCATCTTTTCCTCCCGGATTTTACTCTTCCGATCCTGATCCTCTGGTTTCACCAGGAAATACTACCGATTACCTTGTGCAGGTCAGTGATGGCTACAATACGGTTAACGGTTCGGTGAAAGTTACGGTCCACAACATACCAAGTGTCCAGATCATCGCTTTCCCTGATGATACGGTATGCCAGAACGAGTTCATCATGCTTGATGCAACCACTCCGGGAACTGTCAGTTATCTCTGGTCGCCGGGTGGTTATACCGACCCTGTCATATGGGTGGATACCACCGGTACAGGCATCGGATCAGCTCTGTTGTCCGTCACAATTACCGACTATAACGGATGCCGGGGTATAGATTCCATTACAATTACCTTTAATGACTGCGTTGGATTGCCGGAAATTATTGACGATGAAGCCGTGACTATTTATCCCAATCCGGCTGAAGATAAGATCTATGTGTCAGTTAAAGGATTGCAGTCATTTGACCTGGCTGTGACCAATATGTATGGGATGATAATCATGGAAACGCATTGCCCTGACTCAAAAAATGGAATCATAATCCCGGTGGAGACCGATCATCTGGCCGATGGAATCTATTTGATCAGGATTCAATCGGTAAATTATCGGATTTGTAAAAAACTGATGATAAAATAA
- a CDS encoding DUF1573 domain-containing protein, whose amino-acid sequence MKKIAALFFLFVICSLQLFAQTDWIKSFYHLKVGNLWFNSIRLDFPGIKNNQVMTDSLPFFNASNIPMPLEAIQVPSFITVKIIPAILPPQKEGKVIITYDAVKKNTFGKTFDVFFLATNDTVQPDKTIILAPEIGEDFSYLTPEQLENAPKILFTANTYNFGTLKPGTIVQYSFEFRNDGKSDLLIRNVVSSCGCTATEAEKELLKPGEISTIDVMFDTAGRQGKEEKTVTVVSNDPYQPEVVLTITGIVE is encoded by the coding sequence ATGAAAAAGATAGCAGCATTGTTTTTTCTGTTTGTCATTTGCAGTTTGCAGCTTTTCGCACAGACTGACTGGATCAAATCATTTTATCATCTGAAGGTTGGAAACCTCTGGTTTAACTCTATAAGGCTGGATTTTCCGGGCATAAAAAATAACCAGGTGATGACCGACAGTCTGCCTTTTTTCAATGCGTCAAATATACCCATGCCACTTGAAGCTATTCAGGTGCCGTCTTTCATCACCGTAAAAATCATACCTGCTATTTTACCACCCCAAAAGGAAGGAAAAGTCATCATCACTTATGATGCAGTCAAAAAAAATACTTTTGGTAAAACCTTTGATGTCTTTTTCCTCGCAACAAATGATACCGTTCAGCCGGATAAGACCATCATTCTTGCACCAGAAATAGGTGAGGATTTCTCGTACCTTACCCCTGAGCAGCTTGAAAATGCGCCGAAAATTTTATTCACCGCCAACACATATAATTTCGGCACTCTAAAGCCGGGAACCATCGTTCAGTATAGCTTCGAATTCAGGAATGATGGCAAATCCGATCTGCTCATCAGGAACGTGGTTTCAAGTTGCGGATGCACCGCTACAGAGGCAGAAAAAGAGTTACTGAAGCCCGGTGAAATAAGCACTATTGATGTGATGTTTGATACTGCAGGACGTCAGGGTAAAGAGGAGAAAACCGTGACCGTTGTTTCAAATGATCCATATCAGCCTGAAGTGGTTCTAACAATTACCGGTATAGTCGAGTAA
- a CDS encoding 4'-phosphopantetheinyl transferase superfamily protein, with translation MVEVFAITLLPQEEFLKLKDTLLEKLPLSSREKVLHYIRPEDIQRSLLGELMIRAIINQKENTPSHYLIIEYTEKGKPFFRDHQDIHFNISHSGQWVVCAVSSAPVGIDVEEIRPYKLKIAERFFTKEEFSDLMKKNEDDRVHYFFELWTLKESYLKALGKGLTKTLNSFTIQKVGDEFRIIPDDTLNKIHLKIYDLDQKYKMAVCAFEEEMTKHVSFLNIKDLMTMINDQ, from the coding sequence ATGGTAGAAGTATTTGCTATAACATTACTCCCTCAGGAGGAATTCCTGAAACTAAAGGACACACTCCTTGAAAAGCTGCCACTATCATCAAGAGAGAAGGTTCTTCATTATATCCGGCCTGAGGATATCCAACGTTCCCTCTTGGGTGAACTGATGATTCGCGCCATCATCAATCAAAAAGAAAATACTCCATCGCATTACCTTATTATTGAATATACTGAAAAAGGCAAACCATTTTTCCGGGATCATCAGGATATCCATTTTAATATTTCTCACTCAGGACAATGGGTGGTTTGTGCCGTTTCATCTGCCCCTGTCGGCATAGATGTTGAAGAAATCAGACCCTATAAACTGAAAATTGCTGAAAGGTTTTTCACCAAAGAAGAATTCAGCGACCTGATGAAAAAAAATGAAGATGACCGTGTGCATTACTTTTTTGAACTCTGGACATTGAAAGAGAGTTACCTGAAAGCCCTTGGCAAAGGACTGACAAAAACATTGAATAGCTTTACGATACAAAAAGTCGGTGATGAATTCAGAATTATCCCGGATGATACACTAAACAAGATTCATCTGAAGATTTATGATCTGGATCAGAAATATAAAATGGCAGTCTGCGCTTTTGAAGAGGAAATGACAAAACATGTTTCTTTTCTGAACATAAAAGACTTGATGACAATGATCAATGATCAATGA
- a CDS encoding dipeptidase — translation MKKKVIILSAFVVALVFICWQPDASDSLIKKALRIHKKAFTVDSHTDTPLDLFRGNADLLENTDLTKETPRVDLKKMKEGGLDAAFFAVFIGQNERTPEGNLKAKTRALAIFDTIFAEVRKYHGQAGIATTPKEAYRLVKEGKEVIFIGIENGYPIGNDLSMIQTFYNLGARYITLCHTKNNDICDSSTDKNGPENNGLSDFGKAVIKEMNRLGIMIDISHASDKTFYDVIASSKVPVIASHSCARALCDSPRNLDDDMLRKLAENGGVIQMCFLSDYLRKPEPNPVRDSAHQALEEKYRHFENLTDEESKQAWQEWHAIDKLYPEKPASVADVVDHIDHVMKVAGIDHIGIGTDFDGGGGVDGCNDASQMANVTIELVKRGYSGKDIRKIWGGNLMRVMQEGEDYASKIK, via the coding sequence ATGAAAAAAAAAGTAATCATCCTATCGGCCTTTGTCGTGGCACTGGTATTTATTTGCTGGCAGCCTGATGCCAGCGACAGCCTGATCAAAAAAGCACTAAGGATTCACAAAAAAGCCTTCACTGTTGATTCGCACACTGATACCCCGCTGGATCTGTTCCGCGGAAACGCCGATCTGCTTGAGAATACGGATCTGACAAAAGAAACACCCAGAGTTGATCTGAAAAAGATGAAAGAAGGCGGGTTGGATGCAGCTTTCTTTGCTGTTTTCATCGGTCAGAATGAACGCACACCGGAAGGCAATTTAAAGGCAAAAACAAGAGCCCTCGCCATCTTCGACACCATCTTTGCCGAAGTCAGAAAATATCACGGACAAGCTGGTATTGCAACTACACCAAAAGAAGCATACAGGCTGGTGAAGGAAGGAAAAGAAGTCATCTTCATTGGCATCGAGAATGGTTACCCAATTGGTAATGACCTATCTATGATACAGACATTTTATAACCTCGGCGCAAGGTATATTACCCTCTGTCACACGAAGAACAATGATATCTGTGATTCTTCCACCGACAAAAACGGTCCTGAAAATAATGGGCTGAGCGATTTCGGGAAGGCAGTGATAAAGGAGATGAACCGTTTAGGTATTATGATCGATATTTCACATGCATCCGATAAAACCTTTTATGATGTGATCGCATCGTCGAAAGTTCCTGTCATTGCTTCACATTCCTGTGCCAGAGCGCTATGCGACAGCCCGCGGAACCTGGACGATGACATGTTGAGAAAACTGGCAGAAAACGGCGGAGTGATCCAGATGTGCTTCCTGAGTGACTACCTCAGGAAGCCGGAGCCCAATCCGGTCAGGGACTCAGCACACCAGGCACTGGAAGAAAAATATCGCCATTTTGAAAATTTAACCGATGAAGAAAGCAAACAAGCCTGGCAGGAGTGGCATGCCATTGATAAACTTTACCCTGAAAAACCAGCATCAGTTGCCGATGTGGTGGATCATATTGATCATGTGATGAAAGTGGCAGGTATCGACCACATAGGTATCGGCACCGACTTTGATGGCGGTGGCGGCGTTGATGGCTGCAACGACGCAAGCCAGATGGCTAACGTGACAATAGAACTGGTTAAAAGAGGGTATTCCGGCAAAGATATCCGCAAAATTTGGGGCGGCAACCTGATGCGGGTCATGCAGGAAGGTGAAGATTATGCATCAAAAATTAAATAG
- a CDS encoding aminotransferase class I/II-fold pyridoxal phosphate-dependent enzyme, with protein MIDPDEFRHHAHKFVDWMADYLQQVEKYPVKSQVKPREIYEQLPANPPLKGESMDAIMADFQNIILPGMTHWQSPNFFAYFPANSSYPSILAEMLTATLGAQCMVWETSPAAAELEERVMNWLKQMTGLPSYLDGVIQDTASTATLCAIITARERISDFRINDIGFIDFKDLRAYCSTETHSSIEKDIKIAGLGKKNLIKVPVDNLYRMDTQALEEALKKDIEAGKKPFCVVATIGTTGSTAVDPVTEIGQVCRKYNLWLHIDAALAGTALVLPEFRWMINGIEFADSFVFNPHKWMFTNFDCSAYFVKDKELLIRTFEILPEYLKTKSRGQVNDYRDWGIALGRRFRALKLWFVIRNLGMEGIQEKIRHHIGLAKSVGDIIAMENDFELMVPVLLNTVCFRYKPKHLSDDNELNTINEKLLTRLNQSGKVYLSHTKLNGRYTIRMVTSQTNVEQRHVDEALELIKRTARSIY; from the coding sequence ATGATAGATCCTGATGAATTCCGTCATCATGCCCACAAATTTGTCGACTGGATGGCCGATTACTTGCAACAGGTAGAGAAATACCCTGTCAAATCACAGGTAAAACCACGCGAGATATATGAGCAACTGCCTGCCAATCCTCCATTAAAAGGTGAAAGCATGGATGCGATCATGGCTGACTTTCAGAATATCATCCTGCCGGGAATGACACACTGGCAAAGTCCAAACTTTTTTGCTTACTTTCCGGCCAATTCAAGCTATCCCTCCATTCTTGCCGAGATGCTCACCGCCACGCTTGGTGCACAATGCATGGTGTGGGAGACATCACCGGCTGCCGCCGAACTCGAAGAAAGGGTCATGAACTGGCTGAAACAGATGACGGGACTGCCATCATACCTGGATGGCGTCATCCAGGATACGGCCTCCACAGCCACGCTCTGTGCCATCATCACGGCAAGGGAAAGGATATCTGATTTCAGGATTAACGATATAGGATTTATAGATTTTAAAGACCTGCGGGCATATTGTTCTACCGAAACACATTCATCCATTGAAAAAGATATCAAGATAGCCGGGCTGGGCAAAAAAAACCTTATAAAAGTTCCTGTCGACAATCTGTACAGAATGGATACACAAGCGCTGGAAGAAGCGTTAAAAAAAGATATTGAAGCCGGGAAAAAACCCTTCTGCGTTGTCGCCACAATAGGAACAACCGGCTCAACAGCCGTCGATCCGGTCACGGAGATCGGACAGGTCTGCCGGAAGTATAACCTGTGGCTACATATCGATGCGGCGCTTGCCGGCACAGCCCTTGTGCTTCCCGAATTCAGATGGATGATCAACGGTATCGAATTCGCCGACAGCTTTGTGTTCAATCCCCACAAATGGATGTTCACCAACTTTGACTGCTCAGCTTATTTTGTAAAAGATAAGGAACTGCTCATCCGGACCTTTGAAATATTGCCCGAATACCTCAAGACAAAATCGAGAGGACAGGTTAATGATTACAGGGACTGGGGCATCGCCCTCGGACGGCGTTTCAGGGCTCTTAAATTATGGTTCGTCATCCGTAATCTTGGCATGGAAGGCATACAGGAGAAGATCCGTCATCATATCGGACTTGCAAAAAGCGTGGGAGATATAATTGCGATGGAAAACGATTTTGAACTGATGGTGCCTGTGCTGCTGAATACCGTTTGTTTCCGGTATAAACCGAAACACCTCAGTGATGATAATGAGCTGAATACCATCAATGAAAAGTTACTTACCAGGCTGAACCAATCGGGAAAGGTATACTTATCGCATACAAAACTGAATGGCAGGTATACCATAAGAATGGTCACATCGCAGACCAACGTGGAGCAGCGACATGTGGATGAAGCATTGGAACTGATAAAGCGAACAGCCCGTTCAATTTATTGA